In Leptospira hartskeerlii, a single window of DNA contains:
- a CDS encoding JAB domain-containing protein: MAERWGSGPDPRSRIFNDADNLEDWELIAVLLGKGSRGLPIEDLSRDILKKSQGLGGLLSSNIPRNFQINGLGKAKISTLLAALELAKRLKYKSIRMKGYNPTTLSSYLQGLFSPLKRECFVLATISPAGDLLRVEIVSKGSLEEVGVLPRDLVRIVLNDEASQAILAHNHPGMICFPSQEDWEVYTNLKDLLGNLDVELLDHWIFGIDGIFSCKQSTRLEEN; the protein is encoded by the coding sequence TTGGCTGAGCGCTGGGGCTCAGGCCCGGATCCTAGATCTCGTATCTTTAACGATGCGGACAATCTAGAAGACTGGGAGCTGATTGCCGTTCTTTTGGGCAAAGGTAGCAGGGGCCTTCCTATCGAAGATCTCAGCCGAGATATTCTCAAAAAGTCCCAAGGACTGGGAGGACTTCTCTCATCCAATATTCCTAGAAATTTTCAGATCAATGGTTTGGGTAAGGCAAAAATCAGCACCTTACTCGCCGCCTTAGAACTCGCTAAAAGGCTAAAATACAAATCGATCCGAATGAAGGGTTATAACCCGACTACACTTTCTTCTTATCTGCAGGGTTTATTCTCCCCTTTGAAAAGAGAATGTTTTGTTTTAGCTACCATCTCTCCCGCAGGAGATCTTTTAAGAGTAGAGATAGTCTCTAAAGGTAGTTTGGAAGAAGTGGGAGTTCTTCCCAGAGACTTGGTCCGGATTGTGCTGAATGACGAGGCGTCTCAAGCAATACTGGCCCATAATCATCCCGGTATGATCTGTTTTCCTAGCCAAGAAGATTGGGAAGTTTATACCAACTTAAAGGATCTGCTTGGCAATTTGGATGTAGAGCTCTTAGACCATTGGATTTTTGGAATTGACGGGATCTTTTCCTGCAAACAATCTACTCGACTAGAAGAGAACTGA
- a CDS encoding LIC12298 family protein — MMIRSLQDSGAYERNRKGLAGAGFDWREKVRSSEPNSKTFADYLEESFQGDLVQDGNWFSETLSELSKKNLRKI, encoded by the coding sequence ATGATGATTCGATCTCTACAAGATTCAGGTGCTTACGAGAGAAACCGTAAAGGTCTCGCTGGAGCAGGATTCGATTGGAGGGAAAAAGTTCGTTCTTCTGAACCGAACTCTAAGACCTTCGCGGATTATTTGGAAGAATCTTTCCAAGGGGACTTGGTCCAGGACGGAAATTGGTTCTCTGAAACACTTTCTGAGCTGAGCAAGAAGAACCTGAGAAAAATTTAA
- the pssA gene encoding CDP-diacylglycerol--serine O-phosphatidyltransferase: protein MNRRIHWIPNMITLGNLSMGFVSILIAAEATGNGPQSYILSGFFILLAAICDGLDGMVARALDATSELGADLDSLADLTAFGIAPGFLFYSMVLGEYKIDVFGKEDLFPIGMLIAAIFPACAAYRLARFNVAHDPSSFTGLPSPIAGITIGFLPIFLGKDHTLPHWLGIPLFILIAFLMVSNIRYGKPQVAIRSKLTPLRAGLMLGAALIALFFVGFARWPWLVYGLICLYIFSGILTFLIHILQELRVKLD, encoded by the coding sequence ATGAATCGCAGGATACATTGGATTCCAAATATGATCACCCTCGGGAACTTGAGTATGGGATTTGTTTCAATACTCATCGCTGCCGAGGCTACAGGCAACGGACCTCAATCCTATATACTCTCCGGATTTTTTATCTTACTCGCGGCGATCTGCGACGGATTGGACGGAATGGTTGCAAGGGCCTTGGACGCAACAAGCGAACTCGGCGCAGACCTGGACAGTCTTGCAGACCTTACCGCATTTGGGATCGCACCCGGATTTCTTTTTTATAGTATGGTATTGGGAGAATACAAGATTGACGTTTTCGGAAAAGAAGATCTTTTCCCAATCGGAATGTTGATCGCAGCGATCTTTCCTGCTTGTGCTGCTTATAGATTAGCAAGATTTAATGTGGCTCACGACCCTTCTTCTTTTACGGGATTACCATCGCCGATTGCAGGAATTACCATCGGATTTCTTCCGATCTTTTTAGGAAAAGATCATACTCTTCCTCATTGGTTAGGAATTCCTCTGTTTATTCTGATCGCTTTTTTAATGGTTTCTAATATTCGTTACGGAAAACCTCAGGTGGCAATTCGCTCTAAGCTGACTCCATTACGCGCAGGTTTGATGCTTGGCGCAGCGTTGATTGCATTGTTCTTTGTAGGATTTGCTCGTTGGCCTTGGCTTGTTTATGGACTGATCTGTCTTTATATCTTCTCCGGGATTTTGACTTTCCTCATTCATATTCTCCAAGAGTTGAGAGTAAAATTGGACTAA
- the tsaD gene encoding tRNA (adenosine(37)-N6)-threonylcarbamoyltransferase complex transferase subunit TsaD, whose product MIGLGIETSCDETSLAIVKDGKELLSLKIFSQIDLHKPFRGIVPEIASRAHLEKINPLLSEVLEESKLQLADLDYVAVTRSPGLTGSLMIGAQLARSIHAVYGTPIVPLCHLQAHFAVLHLEEVEPVFPVLGLLLSGGNSAIYKIPHFGKMEVVGDTMDDALGEAFDKVAGLLSLPYPGGPPIEKEASKYVPGSKEKDLLPPLLRNLEQDRVAFSFSGLKTAVSHLIAKQPQLSTQAVCYHFQKTAFELVERNLKRAVSITGIKRIVAGGGVLANSTLRNRLSQFAEKNSLEFFAPQKKIYCTDNGAMVAALGYYLFKQGYSKSLDFTVSPVRQETYI is encoded by the coding sequence ATGATCGGTCTTGGAATAGAGACTAGCTGTGACGAAACCAGTCTAGCAATTGTAAAAGATGGGAAAGAATTACTTTCCCTCAAAATTTTCAGCCAGATAGATCTTCATAAACCTTTTAGAGGGATCGTTCCGGAGATTGCTTCCCGCGCTCATTTGGAAAAGATCAATCCTCTGCTTTCAGAAGTATTGGAAGAATCTAAACTTCAACTTGCCGATCTGGACTACGTGGCTGTGACTAGATCTCCGGGTTTAACTGGTTCGCTTATGATTGGAGCACAACTCGCGAGATCCATTCATGCAGTTTATGGAACACCTATTGTTCCACTTTGTCATTTGCAGGCCCATTTTGCAGTTTTACATTTGGAAGAAGTGGAGCCTGTCTTTCCAGTATTAGGCTTACTACTTTCCGGAGGGAACTCCGCCATCTATAAGATCCCTCATTTCGGTAAAATGGAAGTAGTGGGGGATACGATGGACGACGCTTTGGGAGAAGCATTCGATAAGGTGGCTGGTTTATTATCTCTGCCTTATCCCGGTGGACCTCCAATCGAAAAGGAAGCATCTAAGTATGTTCCTGGATCCAAGGAAAAAGATCTTCTACCACCTTTGCTTAGAAATCTGGAGCAGGATCGTGTTGCGTTTTCTTTTTCAGGTTTAAAAACTGCGGTTTCTCATTTGATCGCAAAACAACCGCAACTGTCTACTCAGGCAGTATGTTATCATTTTCAAAAGACAGCCTTCGAGCTCGTGGAAAGAAATCTAAAACGTGCAGTTTCCATTACAGGGATTAAACGAATTGTTGCGGGGGGAGGGGTCTTGGCGAATTCTACACTTCGTAACAGATTATCTCAATTCGCAGAAAAAAATTCCCTGGAATTTTTTGCTCCCCAAAAAAAGATCTACTGCACAGATAACGGCGCGATGGTTGCCGCCCTCGGTTATTATCTATTTAAGCAGGGATATTCTAAGAGTTTGGACTTCACTGTAAGTCCGGTAAGGCAGGAGACCTATATATGA
- a CDS encoding S41 family peptidase, with the protein MKNKERFAWASLVLILFTTLVFRPVHAKAVSETAEKYLQLFHEVFGLMQNGYVETVDEEKAFLGAIKGMLGSLGDPHSSFLEEEEYRQMREETRGSFGGVGMEVAYTDGAIVVVSPIEDTPAMKAGILPQDRIIEIDGKSTANLGYAEGIKLMRGKPGSSVSIKVERKNIKEPLQFTLVRENIKIRYVRSYFFEKEKVGYLRLNQFMGENTLEEFKKHLKLLADKKSEGLVVDLRMNPGGLLPLSVALSDIFLPEGLDIVSVRGRGGELADVSKSTGKGDKYTTIPLVVLINEGSASASEIFAGAIQDHKRGKIVGVTSFGKGSVQIVYPLSFGMAVKLTVQKYYTPSGKSLHGKGIQPDVIVKGIEPNEDDRFYLRKMSEKKLLDQLASKFPEYNEQNFLNFEKALKEQGIKLSSDVARAVFKNKTQAEKDRTMTDLELDPQLKKAVDLLSSKS; encoded by the coding sequence ATGAAGAATAAGGAAAGATTCGCATGGGCCAGTTTGGTTCTGATCCTATTTACCACACTCGTATTTCGCCCGGTCCATGCAAAAGCGGTTTCAGAAACTGCCGAAAAATATCTGCAATTATTCCATGAAGTTTTCGGACTCATGCAAAACGGTTATGTAGAAACCGTCGACGAAGAAAAAGCATTTTTAGGTGCGATCAAAGGTATGTTAGGATCTCTCGGAGATCCTCATTCTTCTTTTTTGGAAGAAGAAGAATATAGACAGATGAGAGAAGAAACTCGTGGATCATTCGGTGGAGTCGGAATGGAAGTGGCTTATACCGATGGAGCCATAGTAGTAGTTTCTCCTATCGAAGATACTCCTGCGATGAAAGCGGGGATCTTGCCACAAGATAGGATCATAGAAATAGACGGAAAAAGTACAGCAAATCTGGGCTATGCAGAAGGGATTAAACTGATGCGTGGAAAGCCAGGAAGTTCCGTAAGCATCAAAGTAGAAAGAAAAAATATCAAAGAACCTCTGCAGTTCACTCTGGTTAGGGAGAATATCAAGATACGTTATGTTCGTTCCTACTTCTTCGAAAAAGAAAAAGTAGGTTATCTCCGTTTGAACCAGTTCATGGGTGAAAACACATTAGAAGAATTTAAAAAACATCTGAAGTTACTCGCGGATAAAAAGTCGGAAGGGCTCGTCGTGGATTTAAGAATGAATCCCGGTGGTTTATTACCTTTATCTGTTGCATTATCCGATATTTTTCTTCCGGAAGGATTGGATATAGTTTCCGTAAGAGGAAGAGGGGGAGAACTTGCGGATGTTTCCAAGTCAACAGGCAAGGGAGATAAATACACAACCATACCTTTAGTTGTGTTGATAAACGAAGGTTCTGCTTCCGCTTCTGAAATTTTTGCCGGAGCGATTCAGGATCATAAGCGAGGAAAAATCGTAGGAGTTACTTCTTTCGGAAAAGGTTCCGTACAGATCGTTTATCCATTATCTTTCGGAATGGCAGTAAAACTCACAGTTCAAAAGTATTACACTCCTTCTGGCAAATCACTTCATGGAAAAGGGATCCAACCGGACGTGATTGTGAAAGGAATAGAACCTAATGAAGATGATCGTTTTTATCTTAGAAAGATGAGCGAGAAAAAACTACTAGATCAACTTGCTTCTAAATTTCCCGAATACAATGAACAGAATTTTTTGAACTTCGAGAAGGCACTCAAAGAACAAGGGATCAAACTTAGTTCTGATGTTGCCAGAGCAGTTTTTAAAAATAAAACTCAAGCCGAAAAAGACAGAACTATGACCGATTTGGAATTGGATCCTCAATTGAAAAAAGCAGTGGATCTACTTTCTTCCAAATCTTAA
- a CDS encoding LA_1448 family UV-C exposure upregulated protein: MNYLSFFRVFATFFLLLLLFDCASRKKEIGDKDLKLVLEYLTEARLAERLNYASEQTIRKDPEILEAACERYQLDKDSVMEQIRIKYPKTYFALVGKNEE; this comes from the coding sequence GTGAACTATCTTTCCTTTTTCCGCGTATTCGCGACCTTTTTCCTGTTACTTCTACTATTCGATTGTGCCTCCCGAAAAAAAGAGATCGGAGATAAGGACTTAAAACTAGTCCTTGAATATCTGACTGAGGCCCGCCTTGCGGAGAGATTGAATTACGCTTCCGAACAAACCATTCGAAAGGATCCCGAAATTTTGGAAGCGGCCTGCGAAAGATACCAACTAGATAAGGATTCCGTAATGGAACAAATTCGAATCAAATATCCGAAGACTTACTTCGCATTGGTCGGCAAAAATGAAGAATAA
- the lexA gene encoding transcriptional repressor LexA, protein MKDLTEKQLAVLQFITNVIKERGFPPTIREIGDEFGITAKGAYDHLKAIEKKGYLKTSKNQSRAIELTRQSPFESLPVPTPSIPLLGRVAAGLPILAEENIEAYIPVPEEMASKGITFALKVQGDSMIEAGINDGDVAIIQKKDIARNGEIVVALIEDEATLKVYFKEADHIRLEARNPKYKPIRSKKVTIVGKLIGLYRSY, encoded by the coding sequence ATGAAAGATCTAACGGAAAAGCAACTCGCTGTTTTACAGTTTATTACCAATGTGATCAAAGAAAGAGGCTTTCCGCCAACGATCCGAGAGATTGGAGATGAGTTCGGGATCACTGCCAAAGGGGCTTATGATCACCTAAAAGCCATTGAGAAAAAAGGATACCTCAAGACCTCCAAAAACCAATCCAGAGCCATAGAGCTTACCCGCCAAAGTCCATTCGAAAGTTTACCAGTTCCCACCCCAAGTATCCCACTCTTAGGTAGAGTTGCCGCCGGACTCCCCATCCTGGCCGAAGAAAATATAGAAGCTTATATCCCAGTTCCGGAAGAGATGGCCTCTAAAGGGATTACCTTCGCTCTGAAAGTGCAAGGTGATTCCATGATCGAAGCTGGTATCAATGACGGAGATGTGGCGATTATCCAGAAAAAGGATATCGCTCGAAATGGAGAGATTGTCGTCGCACTAATCGAGGACGAAGCCACTTTAAAAGTGTATTTTAAAGAAGCGGATCATATTCGTTTGGAAGCTAGAAATCCAAAATACAAACCGATCCGTAGTAAAAAAGTAACCATCGTAGGAAAGTTGATCGGTCTCTACCGTTCCTATTGA
- a CDS encoding efflux RND transporter periplasmic adaptor subunit — MKLLFQKYKVLIVLALGITIAFFGFKYFSKKKPEKKITEENKNVFTVPEDVIRRHPLTYVGLKEVSQFEELALPGRITYDPESMAKVGSQVEARIKKVLVKEGDKVSQGSPLAILSSIQLGEVEAAYVKARASLDALKMQADRAKELFEMKVTSAKEYEFATMQYKTARTEVETTRIKLDNYGLTPSEIEGIERGIYVSSNLILRSPINGEVTERKAILGQQVTRNEELFTIANLNHLWVLLDVYEKDLGGVREGAQATIFPLGDEHSAVQIQGKVGYVGTVLDNVKRTAKLRIMVSNKGNKLKPGQTVTAKVAGLVVSAGGGKRKMVPLEAVHEIEGKSFVFVPHGDGSFEAVNVIVGDTIEDDIIILGGLPDGSEVVSKGSFVLKSEFLKF; from the coding sequence ATGAAACTATTATTCCAAAAATATAAAGTTCTGATCGTTTTAGCCTTGGGAATCACGATCGCATTTTTTGGGTTCAAATATTTCTCCAAAAAAAAGCCTGAAAAAAAGATCACTGAAGAAAACAAAAACGTATTCACAGTTCCAGAAGATGTAATCAGAAGACATCCTCTTACTTATGTTGGCTTGAAAGAAGTTTCCCAATTTGAAGAATTAGCATTACCTGGAAGGATCACCTACGATCCGGAAAGTATGGCAAAGGTTGGATCCCAGGTCGAAGCCAGGATTAAAAAAGTTTTGGTTAAGGAAGGGGATAAGGTTAGCCAAGGATCTCCTCTTGCAATTTTATCTTCTATCCAATTGGGAGAAGTAGAAGCGGCTTATGTAAAAGCAAGAGCATCTTTGGATGCATTAAAGATGCAAGCGGATCGTGCTAAGGAACTTTTCGAGATGAAAGTTACTTCTGCAAAGGAATACGAGTTCGCAACAATGCAGTATAAGACTGCAAGAACGGAAGTGGAAACCACACGTATCAAGTTGGACAATTACGGTCTGACCCCTTCCGAAATAGAAGGTATTGAAAGAGGGATCTATGTTTCCTCAAACCTAATCCTCAGAAGCCCCATCAACGGAGAAGTTACCGAAAGGAAAGCGATCCTAGGACAACAAGTAACTCGTAACGAAGAATTATTCACAATCGCCAATCTAAATCATCTTTGGGTCTTACTCGACGTATACGAAAAAGATTTGGGTGGAGTGAGAGAAGGTGCACAGGCAACTATCTTTCCTCTCGGGGATGAACATAGCGCTGTCCAGATCCAAGGAAAAGTTGGTTATGTAGGAACAGTTTTGGATAACGTAAAACGTACCGCAAAACTTAGGATCATGGTCTCCAACAAAGGAAACAAATTAAAGCCTGGCCAGACAGTTACCGCAAAAGTTGCAGGTCTTGTAGTGAGCGCTGGGGGAGGAAAACGTAAGATGGTCCCTCTAGAAGCGGTTCATGAGATAGAAGGAAAATCCTTTGTATTCGTTCCTCATGGAGACGGTAGTTTCGAAGCGGTTAACGTTATTGTGGGGGACACGATAGAGGATGATATCATCATCTTAGGCGGACTTCCTGACGGCTCGGAAGTTGTCTCCAAGGGTTCCTTCGTGTTAAAGAGCGAATTCCTTAAGTTTTAA
- a CDS encoding TolC family protein — MLLSIFAASAFIFPFGTLVFPETIPFETTSEDRKGSTFNKPNQNITPTTSTSTTTTPIAGKVIDWDVDRLTEYAISNNPLYLSEKQNMGIERGRVITASLYRNPVVQFQQQFIGGTPNSQGGSPETAPGMYQEVDVYGVVPLRTRVAKKGFEASIQDFRNFDRIFRMRLRQNYWAFVFLTLLVDTNKEFYENYSDLLELTKFRVQKGDISPLEFERLELERIQVEKFYRDAIVRRQSIEKDLRILSGLSEEEGVFAFKVDSMKFRPLEEMGLHLKEDFPSIERPDLTALEQRLQEKKMNIELQRRESFGWLQLGGEWRVKGGENYGGVFASIPIPLNDRGQGKVYSAKEEYRKFELALDAKKREVIAEIEAAKKELLAREELLTKYERINLLQKNKQLEEKSRIAYVRGASDQVTFLQAEKNYLTILREYYDLLYLYFNAVENYKAATGKIAEISSANRAKGE, encoded by the coding sequence ATCCTTCTTTCTATTTTTGCAGCTTCTGCATTTATATTTCCTTTTGGGACGCTTGTTTTTCCTGAAACGATTCCTTTCGAAACGACTAGCGAAGATAGAAAGGGAAGCACGTTTAATAAACCGAACCAAAATATCACTCCGACTACTAGCACTTCTACAACAACTACTCCGATTGCTGGTAAGGTCATCGACTGGGACGTGGATCGTTTAACTGAATATGCGATCTCCAATAACCCGCTGTATTTATCTGAAAAACAAAATATGGGGATCGAAAGAGGACGGGTGATCACTGCCTCCTTATATCGAAATCCGGTCGTTCAATTCCAACAGCAGTTCATTGGTGGAACTCCTAACTCCCAAGGGGGAAGTCCGGAAACTGCACCAGGAATGTACCAAGAGGTGGACGTGTATGGAGTCGTACCTCTTAGAACAAGAGTCGCCAAAAAAGGATTCGAAGCTTCCATACAAGATTTCCGAAATTTCGATCGTATCTTCCGGATGAGGCTTCGCCAAAATTATTGGGCATTCGTCTTTCTTACACTTCTTGTAGATACAAACAAAGAATTCTATGAAAACTATAGCGACCTTTTAGAACTCACAAAGTTTAGAGTGCAGAAGGGAGATATCTCTCCTTTAGAATTCGAACGTCTGGAGCTAGAAAGGATACAGGTCGAAAAATTCTACCGTGACGCGATCGTTCGTAGACAATCTATCGAAAAAGATCTACGTATCCTTTCCGGTTTATCTGAAGAAGAAGGTGTATTCGCATTTAAAGTGGACTCAATGAAGTTCAGACCTTTGGAAGAAATGGGCCTCCACCTAAAAGAGGACTTCCCTTCGATAGAACGTCCTGATCTTACCGCATTGGAACAAAGACTCCAAGAGAAGAAGATGAACATAGAACTGCAAAGAAGGGAGTCCTTCGGCTGGTTGCAGTTAGGTGGAGAATGGAGGGTCAAAGGAGGGGAAAATTACGGAGGAGTATTCGCTTCTATCCCGATCCCTTTGAACGATAGAGGACAAGGAAAAGTATATTCTGCAAAAGAAGAATATAGAAAGTTCGAACTGGCCTTAGATGCAAAAAAAAGAGAAGTGATCGCAGAGATAGAAGCTGCTAAAAAAGAATTATTGGCAAGAGAAGAACTCTTAACCAAATATGAAAGGATCAACCTTCTCCAGAAAAACAAACAATTGGAGGAGAAGTCCAGGATTGCGTATGTCCGCGGTGCCTCCGATCAAGTAACCTTCCTCCAAGCAGAAAAAAACTACCTCACCATCCTCAGAGAATATTACGACCTACTATATTTATATTTTAACGCGGTAGAAAACTACAAAGCCGCAACCGGAAAAATCGCGGAAATTTCTTCGGCAAATAGGGCGAAGGGAGAATGA
- a CDS encoding tetratricopeptide repeat protein has product MIFVILVAAGIILIVAAGSFLIQSKKDSFEKALALAAMGNYVDSRILIRDILDSNPSNTRAHFIMAKIYAMEGDYNNEAKHLDKIKKIGNFDKEISEVAVSNRIADIYYQQDLYEEAVFHYSDTLSVDPNNLEACIRIGFMAIGQKEFGIADKFLSRIPDENIKMPALLLGKGVIAGILRKGDPKTYFKKAFEEDPTSSVGGFLYAISLSRAGEHDEAIRVANSVVDVVTDEYVRYTLFQFIMLEFILKENWNEALKHARLCMEIARNNGWKQEMIDSDFHFALVAVNMGRLEDASEYLIEAESERVDDDRIIELANYKYQVETKRLELGKVSKSGFLPEQELGKLFTELFPVERYYEISGLKSSKSFHIKGIIDEEGNKIVIDVNKIGISAMDHYRSLKGVDFKNLCVKVVLALNYTVSREIPNKEGDGVNFQGLNKTDKETRALFKFRKWKDAKISDIFLRDTLGQVKDLGLDKAFIIGDADFTEGARRFLADNPSRLSVLYGRDLEELLKKALKSQG; this is encoded by the coding sequence ATGATCTTTGTAATTCTCGTAGCAGCTGGAATCATCCTGATCGTCGCGGCAGGTTCTTTTCTCATTCAATCCAAAAAGGATTCGTTTGAGAAGGCTCTAGCTTTGGCGGCTATGGGAAATTACGTAGACTCTCGGATCCTCATCCGAGACATTCTAGATTCCAATCCATCTAACACTAGGGCTCATTTTATCATGGCGAAAATTTATGCCATGGAAGGTGATTATAATAACGAAGCGAAACATTTAGATAAGATCAAAAAGATCGGGAACTTCGATAAGGAAATTTCGGAAGTAGCAGTTTCTAATCGGATCGCAGATATATATTACCAACAAGATCTATATGAAGAAGCGGTATTCCATTACTCGGATACTCTTTCCGTTGACCCTAATAATCTAGAAGCTTGTATTCGGATCGGTTTTATGGCAATCGGTCAAAAAGAATTCGGGATCGCAGATAAATTCCTTTCTAGGATCCCGGATGAGAATATCAAAATGCCTGCTTTACTTTTGGGAAAAGGTGTGATCGCAGGGATCTTGAGAAAAGGAGATCCGAAAACTTATTTCAAAAAAGCATTCGAAGAAGATCCAACTTCTTCCGTAGGTGGATTTTTATACGCAATCTCTTTGTCTAGAGCCGGAGAACATGATGAGGCGATCCGTGTCGCAAACTCTGTGGTAGATGTAGTCACAGATGAATATGTTCGCTACACATTATTCCAATTTATTATGTTGGAATTTATACTCAAAGAAAATTGGAATGAAGCTTTAAAACACGCCAGACTTTGTATGGAGATCGCAAGGAATAACGGATGGAAACAGGAGATGATAGACTCGGATTTCCACTTTGCTCTTGTCGCCGTTAACATGGGAAGGTTGGAAGATGCCAGCGAATATCTGATAGAAGCGGAATCCGAAAGAGTCGATGATGATCGTATCATAGAACTTGCAAATTATAAATACCAAGTAGAAACGAAAAGATTGGAACTCGGAAAAGTTTCTAAGAGTGGATTTCTGCCTGAGCAAGAACTCGGAAAATTATTCACAGAATTATTTCCGGTAGAACGTTATTATGAGATCTCCGGTTTAAAATCTTCCAAATCCTTCCATATCAAAGGGATCATAGACGAAGAAGGGAATAAGATCGTAATCGATGTGAATAAGATCGGGATCAGCGCAATGGATCATTATCGATCCTTAAAGGGCGTGGATTTTAAAAACTTATGTGTAAAAGTAGTTCTGGCCCTGAATTACACGGTGAGTAGAGAGATCCCGAACAAAGAAGGCGATGGGGTAAATTTCCAAGGTCTGAATAAAACGGACAAGGAAACAAGGGCTCTATTTAAATTCAGAAAATGGAAGGACGCCAAAATTTCGGATATATTCTTAAGAGATACCTTGGGCCAGGTAAAAGATCTAGGACTAGACAAGGCATTTATTATAGGAGATGCGGACTTCACTGAAGGTGCTCGCAGATTTTTGGCGGATAATCCGTCCAGACTCTCCGTTCTTTATGGAAGAGACTTAGAAGAACTTTTAAAAAAGGCGCTGAAATCCCAAGGTTAA
- a CDS encoding ABC transporter ATP-binding protein: protein MILRINNLSRHYGSTKAVNGISFDINQSDYVAIVGPSGSGKTTLLSMITGMLSSSSGEIYFDTLKLSSMTKGELARFRAKNIGLIFQFSELVSHLNVEENILLPALLVGKFEEQEYREKCEYLISSLNLHTIRNQLPSSLSGGQIQMTAIARALINEPEILLADEPSGDLDPENSELVRKLLSDFNSRGLTILLVTHDMNLAFDAKTIYEMREGNFTRVVK from the coding sequence ATGATCCTTAGGATTAATAATCTCTCCAGGCATTACGGTTCCACCAAGGCAGTTAACGGGATCTCGTTCGATATCAACCAATCCGACTATGTCGCGATTGTAGGGCCTTCCGGTTCCGGGAAAACCACACTACTTTCCATGATCACCGGTATGTTGTCCAGCAGCTCCGGAGAAATTTACTTCGATACATTAAAACTTTCCTCCATGACCAAAGGGGAACTCGCCAGGTTTAGGGCAAAAAATATAGGATTGATCTTCCAATTTTCCGAACTAGTTTCTCATCTAAATGTAGAAGAGAATATTCTTTTACCGGCATTGCTCGTAGGAAAATTCGAGGAACAGGAATACAGAGAAAAATGCGAGTATCTTATCTCAAGCTTGAATCTTCATACGATACGAAACCAACTTCCAAGTAGTCTTTCCGGTGGGCAAATCCAAATGACTGCGATCGCAAGGGCACTCATCAATGAGCCTGAGATACTTCTTGCGGATGAACCTTCCGGTGACTTGGATCCAGAAAACAGCGAATTAGTACGTAAACTTCTCTCCGATTTTAATTCCAGAGGACTCACGATCCTGCTCGTGACCCATGATATGAATCTTGCATTCGATGCTAAGACGATCTACGAAATGAGAGAAGGAAATTTTACCAGAGTCGTTAAATGA